One Sphingomonas kaistensis genomic window, CGCGGTGGAGCTCGCCCCGCGGCTCAAGATCGCGCCCTTCATCTGCGATCTCGTCTCGACCGGCGCGACGCTCGAAGCCAACGGTTTGCGCGCGGTTGCCGACGTATTCGACAGCGAAGCGGTGCTGATCCGCACCACACGTCCCGTGCCGCCGGCTCGCGTGGAACTCGGCAGCGCCTTGCTCAGCCGGATTCAGGGGGTGCTCCAGACCAAGGACGCCAAATACATCCTCCTCAATGCCGCCTCGGAATCGCTCCCGGCGATCACCCGTATCCTGCCGGGCGCCGATGCTCCGACCATCATCCCCCTGCACGGTCGTCCGGGCCATTTCGCGGTGCACGCCGTGGCGCGGGAATCGGTGTTCTGGGAAACGCTCGAGCAATTGAAGGGCGCGGGCGCATCGGCGATCCTGGTCCTTCCCATCGAAAAGATGATGCTGTGACCCCGCTCAGCTGGTCCGATCTCGACGTCGAAGCGCGCGCGGCGGCGCTGGCTCGGCCGCCGGCGCGGCGCTCCCCTGAACTCGTCGCCGGTGTGACTGCGATCCTCGAAGAGGTGCGGAGCGGCGGGTGGAACGCGCTGTGCCGCATCGCGGAACGCATCGACGGACGCGCGCCCGAGGCAGTGGCGATTGCTCCCCTAGCCACTGCCGCCCGCGCCAGCCTACCTGCCGACGCGGTAGCCGCGATGGAACTTGCCGCCGACAACATCCGCCGCTTCCACGACGCGAGCCGACCCGCCGATACCAGGGTCGAAACCATGCCCGGCCTGGTCGTCGAAAAGGTCTGGCGTCCGCTCGACCGGGTCGGGCTTTACGTTCCGGGTGGAGCGACGCCCTTATTCTCGACCTTGCTGATGCTCGCTCTCCCCGCACGCGCTGCTGGTGTACGCGAGATCGTGGTCGTCACCCCGCCGAGCCCCGGTGGCCTTGACCCGGCAATCGCGCTTGCGGCCGAATTGTGCGGGATCGACAGCATCTGGACCGTGGGCGGGGCGCAGGCGATCGCCGCGCTGGCATTCGGAGCCGGCGACATTCCGCCTTGCCCCAAGATTTGCGGCCCCGGCAACGCGTGGGTCGCCGAAGCGAAGACGCAGGCCAGCGCCCTCCCTGGTGGCCCGGCGATCGACATGCCGGCGGGTCCGTCCGAACTGATGGTGATCGCCGATCGCAATGCGTCGCCGGTGATGGTCGCCGCCGATCTCCTCAGCCAGGCCGAACATGACGCGTCGGCGCAGGTGCTTCTGGTCAGCGATACGACCGAAATTGCCTCTGCAGCCCTAGCTGAGGTCGAACGGCAGGTTGCCGAGCTCCCGCGCGCCGACCTTGCGCGTCGCTCGCTCGATCATGGCCGCGCCATTGTCGTCCGCGATCTCGCCGAGGCCGCGTCGGTCGCCAATATCTATGCGCCCGAACACCTCTGCCTTGCCGTAGACGACCCCGAACCATTGATCGCGGCTATCAACAATGCCGGCGCGATTTTCGCGGGGCACGCCGCGGCGGAGAGCTTCGGCGATTATCTGGCGGGATCGAGCCACGTTCTCCCCACCGATGGCGCTGCGCGGGCATGGAGTGGAATCACGGTGCACAGCTTCATGAAGGCGATCAGCATCCAGCGCGTGTCCGAGTCCGCTGGCCAGGCCCTTGCTGCCCCCGCCGCAGCGCTGGCCCGTCTCGAATCTCTCGAGGCGCACGCCCGCGCCGCCGAAGCGAGGGCCGCCGCATGAGCCTCGCCCGCCGCCTCGCCCGGCCCGCGATCCTCGCGCTCGAACCCTTCGATCTCGGCAATCGCGAGGTCAGCCCCGACGCGATCCTGCTCGACGCCAACGAAAGCCCCTTTGGTCCGCTGTCTGGCGGCAATCTCGCCGCGGGTGTCAATCGCTACCCCGAGCCACAGCCGCAACGCCTGCGTGCCGTCATGGCGGCACTCTACGGGGTCGTCTCTACGCAATTCCTGGTGACACGAGGCGGAGACGACGCAATCGATCTCCTCTGCCGCACCTTCCTGCGCGGGTCCGAGGACGCGGTGGCGGTGACCAGCCCGAGCTTCACCGCCTACGCCCATTTCGCGCGGGTGCAGGGCGCGGGCGTGATCGACATCCCTTTGACCGAGACGTTCGATCTCGATCCGGATGCCGTTATAGCTGGCGTGAAAGGCGAGCCGCGGACGAAGCTGCTGTTCCTCTGCACGCCCAACAATCCTACCGGCAATGCGGTCGATCCGGCTGACATCCTGCGCATTGCCGACGCGCTGCCCGACGTCATGATCCTCGCCGACGAAGCCTATATCGAGTTCAGCGACACGCCGAGCCTCGCTGGCGAAGCTGTGGTCCGCTTGAACCTTCTCGTCTTGAAGACCTTGTCCAAAGCCTTCGCGCTCGCCGGAGCTCGCGTCGGTGGGCTTATCGGTCCGGCGGAAACGCTGGAGATTGTCGCCAGAGTATTGCCGCCTTATCCGCTGCCGACCCCGTCGATCGCCGCCGCGCTCGACGCGCTTCAGCCGGCGCGCCGGGCCGTGCACCGCGAGCGGATCGCCCAGCTGCTCGCCGAACGCGAGCGAATGGCGCCGTTGCTCGCCGCTTCCCCCTACGTCCGCAAGGTCTATCCGAGCGCCGGCAATTTCCTGTTCCTTGAAACGATCGACACCGAGCAGCTGGCGGCACGGCTAAGCGCCGACGGCATTCGGGTCCGCTACCGGCCAAAGGCCGCACCGGGCGGGATCCGGCTGACCATCGGGACACGGGCCGAAAACGACGCCGCGCTTGCTGCGTTCGGAGCCACGGTCGAACGCAAGGCGCCGCGCCGCGCGGAAATTGCCCGCGACACCAAGGAAACCCGAATTGCGCTCGCCATCGATCTCGATCGCGCCGAGCCGCGACAAATCGCGACGGGCATTCCTTATTATGACCACATGCTCGACCAGGTCGCGGCGCACGGTGGTTTCAGCCTGATCCTGAGCTGTGACGGCGATCTGGATATCGATCCACACCACAGCATCGAGGACGTGGCGATCGCGCTCGGACAGGGACTCAAGGCGGCTCTCGGCGACAAACGCGGGATCGGACGCTTCGGCTTCGCGCTGCCGATGGACGAGACCGAGGCGCAGGTGCTGATCGATCTTAGCGGCCGCCCCTACTGCCGCTTCGAAGGCGACTTCGTCGCATCGCATATCGGCGACTATCCGACCGAGATGACGCAGCACGTTTTTCGCAGCCTCGCCGACAGCCTTGATGCCGCAATCCACGTCAAGGTGGCGGGCGAGAACGATCACCACAAGGTCGAGGCCTGCTTCAAGGCGTTTGGCAGGACGCTTCGCCAAGCGCTTGCGATCGAAGGCAAAGGTGACTCGCTTCCCAGCACTAAGGGCATGCTGTGAACGTCGTCACGCTCGTCGACCTCGGCTACGGCAACCTCGGCTCGATCGAGACCGCGCTTCGCCGGCTCGGGACCGAGGTGCGTCGCACCAGCGAAGCGGCAGGGATCACCGGTGCGGAGCGTCTGCTCCTGCCGGGGGTCGGCGCAGCAGGCTTTGCGATGCAACGGATCGCCTCGCTCGGTCTTGCCGAGGCCTTGCGCGGCTTCGCCGGGCCAGCGCTCGGGATATGTCTTGGCATGCACCTTCTGTTCGAGCGGAGTGAGGAAGGTGACGTCGCCCTGCTCGGACTGCTGCCCGGCGACGTCCGGAAAATGACACCGTCGGCGACCGTCACCATCCCGCACATGGGCTGGAGCAAGATTGAGACCGACTCGGCTGAGATCGGCCTGACTTCCGGAGATTATGTCTATTTCGCCCACAGCTACGCGGCTCCCGATGGCCCTTCTACCATCGCCCGCGCGCATCACGGCATTCCGGTCCCGGCGGTGGTTCGCTCGGACAATTGGACCGGCGCGCAATTTCATCCCGAACGCTCTGGCCCCGTGGGTGCGCGCTTCCTTGAGGCTTGGCTGACAGCATGATCCTGTATCCCGCCATGGACCTGATTGGCGGCCGCATCGTGCGGCTGCGCCAGGGTCGGTTCGACGAGGTTACCTTCTACGACCCGCTGCCAGCCGACGCGCTGCGCTCGTTTGCCGATGACGGCGCCCAATGGGCCCATATCGTCGACCTCGATGGGGCGAAGGCGGGTATGCCCGTTCAGCATGATCTGCTGAAAGCGCTCGCCGCTGCGACTCCCCTTCGCCTGCAAGTGGCCGGCGGAGTGCGTACCGCCGACCACGTCGCCGCGTTGCTCGATGCTGGCGCCTCGCGGGTGGTGATCGGAAGCCTTGCCGTGCGCGATCCTGCCGCGACCATCGCCCTGCTTGATCGCTTCGGGCCGGAGCGCATCACGCTCAGCCTCGACGTCCGGGTCGACAGCGAGCCGATGGTCGCGACTCATGGCTGGCAGGAAGATAGCGGCCTTTCGCTGTGGGATGTCGCTGCCCGATACCCCACTGCCCGCCACCTGCTGCTGACGGATATCGGACGCGACGGGATGCTCGAAGGGCCTAATCACGCGCTTCTTGCACAAGCGGTGGAGCGCCTGCCCCATCTGGACATCCAGGCCAGCGGCGGGGTGACGTCCCTGGATGACCTCAGAGGGCTGACCACCGCGGGAGCGATTCTCGGCCGCGCCATGTGGGAAGGTCACCTGCCTCTCGCGGAGGCGCTTCGTGCCCGCCGCTAGGATCATTCCCTGTCTGGACGTCGCGAATGGCCGCGTCACCAAGGGCGTGCGCTTTCGCGACCATCGCGACATCGGCGACATCGTCGAGCATGCCCTGCGTTATTCGGCGGAAGGCGCGGACGAGCTCGTCTTCTACGAGATCAAGGCCAGCGCCGAGGGACGCAGCGTCGACCTTGGCTGGGTTCGCGATATCGCCAATGTGATCGACATTCCGTTCTGCGTCGCGGGTGGCATTCGCGACCGGGACACCGCCGCCGCGGTGCTCGATGCCGGTGCCGACAAGGTTTCGATCAACTCTCCAGCGCTGGAAACGCCTTCGCTGATCACCGATCTCGCCAGGGACTTTGGCAGCCAATGCATCGTCGTCGGGATCGACAGCCTCAAGGACGCGCACGGCGACTACCGGGTAAAGCAATATACCGGCGATGCGGCGGCGACGCGCGACAGCGGGCGGCTGACCGTCGAGTGGGCGCAGGAGGCGGCGGAACGAGGTGCTGGCGAGATAGTGCTCAATGCCATGGCCGAGGATGGCGTGCGCGCGGGCTACGACCTGCCTCATGCCCGCGCGGTCATGAACGTGGTCAGCGTGCCCCTGATCGTCAGCGGCGGCGCCGGCGCGCCCGAGCATTTCCGCGATGCCTTCCGCGCCGGTGCGAGCGGCGCGTTGGCGGCGACGGTGTTTCACGATCGGCTGATCGAGATCGGCGGGCTCAAGAATTGGCTTGCTGGAGAAGGTGTAGAGGTGCGGCGATGAGCGACGAGCGATCCTTGGACTTGGACGCCCTTGCCTGGGAGAAGATGGACGGCCTCCTCCCCGCCGTCGTTCAGGATGCCGCGACCGATCAGCTGCTGATGCTGGGCTATATGAACCGCGAGGCGCTCGGCGCCACGATGTCCGACGGGCTCGTCACCTTTTACAGCCGGTCGAAGCAGCGACTTTGGCGCAAGGGTGAGAGCAGCGGCAATGTTCTGCGCCTGGTGTCCATCGCTGCGGACTGCGACCGCGACGCCCTGCTGATCCGGGCCAACCCGGCGGGTCCGACCTGCCATCGTGGCACCGACAGCTGTTTCGGAGAGGCGGGCCTTGGCGCGGGCTGGCTCGGAAAACTGGAAAGGATCGTGGCGGAGCGCGCGTCGGCCGACCCCGCCCAAAGCTATACCGCGAGCCTGCTGGCGGAAGGCCCCGCCAAAGCGGCGCAAAAGGTCGGTGAAGAAGGGGTCGAAGTAGCCCTGGCCGCCGTCAGTCGAGACACCGCAGGCCTCGCCGACGAGGCGGCAGATCTGCTGTTCCATTTGCTTGTCGTGCTTCGTTCGCGCGGGCTCGACCTCGCATCAGTGATCGCGGTTCTTCAAGCACGTCATCTAAGTCGATGAGAACGGGGCAAGAACAAATCCATTGACAGTTTGCGAACGAAGGGAGAACATTGGCGCATAAGCACGGTTTTCCGCTTCATCTCGGAACGAAATGAATCGGTCTCCGTTGCGCTACTCAAGAACAAGGGAAGAACGTGCCATGCTGGTTCTCGCCGTCCTCGCTTTCACTGCCATTCTGGGCCTCGGCCTGCTGACGATCGGCGAAACGCTCGCCAGCAATCTGAACAAGATTTCCGCCGCGCTGAGCGGTCATTCGCTGCGTTCCGAGCCGGTGCTGGTCACCCGTCCGGTGACCGTGCGCGTGACGACCCGCCGGGTCAGCCAGCCGGTGTCGGCACGGCCTCCGCTGCGCGTCGCCGCTTGACCCGTCCGTAGCTCAAAAGGCTGAACGGAACGCTGGCGAGATAGGCGAAGGACACCGCGAGCAGTGTAATCCACGGCTCGTTGATCAACGCCGCCGCCAGCAGCGCCACCCCCGCCAGGCCGACGATGCGCCAACTGCGGCGGATGCGGATCGAGGTCCAGCTGAAGGTCGGGATCGCCGAAATCATCAGCACCGCAATGAACAACGTCCACGGCATCACCAGTTGCCAGTCGCGGAACAGGTCGTTTCCAGTGATCAGCCACAGATAGACCGGCGCAAAGGCGAGGCCCGCCCCCACCGGCGCCGGAACTCCGGTATTGAACCCGGCAGACTTGTGCGGCTGAACGTCGGCGTCGATCCGCGCATTGAAACGGGCCAGACGAAGCGCACAACTGACCGCCAGCGCCAGGGCGACGGTCCACCCGAACTTTGGTGCGCTATCGAGCGAGAATTGAAACAGGATCAGCGCCGGCGCGGTGCCGAAGCCGATATTGTCGCACAGCGAATCGAGCTCGGCGCCGAACTTGCTGTTGGCTTTCAGCATCCTCGCGATATTGCCGTCGAGGCCGTCGAGAACGCCCGCGACGACGATCGCTATCATCGCCTTTTCCCAATCCTCGTTGAAGGCGTAGCGGATCGCGGTCAGCCCGGCGCACAGTGCCAGCACCGTCACGGCATTGGGAATGAAGGCGCGAAGCGGAAGCCCGCGGCCCTCGGCAGGGCTCACTGGCTGGTTCCGTTGAGCAGCGGGTCTTCACCCAGCACGGCGATAATCGTCTCGCCCGCGATCGCGCGCTGGCCGAGCAGCAGGCGCGAGCCCGTGCCTGCGGGAAGATAGACATCGACCCGGCTGCCGAAGCGAATCAGGCCGATCCGCTCGCCATTCGAGACGCGCTGGCCTTCCTTGACGAAGCTCAGGATCCGGCGCGCAACGAGACCGGCGATCTGGGTGAAACCGATTTTCACGCCGCCGTCGCCTTCGACCACGAAATGCTGCCGCTCATTGTCCTCGCTCGCCTTGTCGAGGTCGGCATTGAGGAACTTGCCCGGAACGTACGCGATGCGGCGGATCACGCCTGCGATCGGGGTCCGGTTGATGTGAACGTCGAACACACTCATGAACACCGACACCCGGGTAAATTCTCCCTCGCCCAGCTCGCCGCGAAGTTCGGGCGGCGCCGGCACGCGGGCGATCATGGTGACCAGCCCGTCGGCGGGCGAGACGATCAGCTTGGGGTCGCTCGGCGTGGTCCGGATCGGATCGCGAAAGAAGGCGGCGACCCAGACGGTCACGCCGACCATCAGCCAACCGAGCAGCTCGGTAAAGCCTCCGTCGAGGATCAGCAGGAAGAAGGCGATCGCGCCGGAAATGACGGCGAACTTGCGCCCTTCCGGATGGACCGAGGGAAAGCGCCACTTGACCGCGGTCAGTTGGCTGTCGGGATTGTCGATATGCGCCATGCCTTCCCCTCTAACGAGCCCACGCCCGCGTTGCCAGAGCGGCTTGCCGACGCTACCTGCACGCCGGAATTCCTTCAGCAGGCAGGCATATGACCAAGATCAAGGTGAAAAACCCGGTCGTCGAACTCGACGGCGACGAGATGACCCGCATCATCTGGCAGTGGATCCGCGAGCGGCTGATCCTGCCCTACCTCGATATCGACCTCAAATATTACGATCTTTCGGTCGAGAATCGCGATGCCACCGACGACAAGGTGACGGTCGAGAGCGCCAATGCGATCAAGCAATATGGCGTCGGAGTGAAGTGCGCCACCATCACCCCCGACGAACAGCGCGTCGAGGAATTCAGCCTCAAGAAAATGTGGAAGAGCCCCAACGGCACCATCCGCAACATCCTCGGCGGCGTCGTTTTTCGCGAGCCGATCGTGATCAGCAACGTGCCCCGGCTAATTCCCGGCTGGACCGACCCAATCGTGGTCGGCCGTCATGCGTTTGGTGATCAGTACAAGGCGACCGATTTCCGCGTCCCGGGCGCCGGCAAGCTCACCATCAAGTTCGAAGGCGTCGACGGCGAGGTCATCGAGCATGAAGTGTTCGAGTTCGAAAGCGCCGGCGTCGCGATGGGCATGTACAATGTCGACGAAAGCATCCGCGACTTTGCCCGCGCCTGCCTGAACTACGGCCTGCAGCGCAACTGGCCGGTGTACCTCAGCACCAAGAACACCATCCTCAAGGCCTATGACGGTCGCTTCAAGGATATCTTCCAGGAGATTTACGAAGCCGAATTCAAGGCGAAGTTCGAGGAAGCCGGCATCGAATATCAGCATCGCCTGATCGACGACATGGTCGCTTCGGCGCTCAAGTGGAGCGGCAAGTTCGTCTGGGCCTGCAAGAACTACGACGGCGACGTGCAGTCGGATCAGGTTGCGCAGGGCTTCGGCAGCCTTGGCCTGATGACCAGCGTGCTGATGACCCCCGACGGACAGACCGTCGAGGCCGAAGCGGCACACGGCACCGTCACGCGCCACTACCGCATGCACCAGCAGGGTAAGGCGACCTCGACCAACCCGATCGCCAGCATCTTCGCCTGGACCGGCGGCCTCAAGTTCCGCGGCCGGATCGACGACACCCCCGAGGTCGTGAAGTTCGCCGAAACGCTGGAGCGCGTCTGCGTCGAGACGGTGGAAAGCGGAAAGATGACCAAGGATCTTGCCATCCTAGTTGGTCCCGACCAGCCGTGGATGACCACCGAGCAGTTCTTCGAGGCCGTCGTGCAGAACCTCGACAAGGAAATGCAGGCCGCCTGAGCCGATGCGCCAGGCGTCCGGCACCCTCACCGTCACCGCGCCGCGTCAGGGCCTGCACCTGATCACGGACGCGGTGGCGGCGTGGGTCGCCGACCAGCGGATGAGCGAGGGCCTATTGACCCTCCTCGTCCGCCACACCTCAGCCTCGCTCCTGATCCAGGAGAATGCGGCACCGGCCGCCCGCCGCGATCTCGAGCGCTGGCTGGCGCGGATCGCGCCCGAGTCGTCAGACTACGAACATGACGACGAGGGGCCGGACGACATGCCCGCCCACCTTCGCTCGGCGCTGACGGCCGCCACCCTGTCGATCCCGGTGCTGGATCGCCGGATGCGGCTTGGGATGTGGCAAGGCATTTATCTTTGCGAGCATCTTCGTTCCCCGCGGCGGCGTGAGATCGCCGTGCACCTGATGGGCGAATGAGCCTCGAAAGCGTCAAATCGTGGGTCGCCGCACATGCGCCTGAACTGCGTCTGATCGAAGCGCACGGCAGCACCGCGACCGTCGCCGACGCTGCGGCGACTCTGGGCGTCGAACCGGGCCGAATCGCCAAGACGATCGCGCTGCGGGTCGGCGATCGCATCCTCTTGCTGGTGACACGCGGCGATGCGCGGCTCGACAATCTCAGGTGCAAGGCGGCATTTGGCGGGCGGATCCGCATGCTCGATGCGGAAGCGACGCTTGCCGCCACCGGCCATGTCGTCGGCGGGGTCTGTCCGTTCGGGCTCGCGACGCCGCTGCCAGTCTACGCCGACGTCAGCATGCGCGCCTTCGACACCGTTTATCCCGCCGCCGGAAGTCGCAACGCATCGCTGGAAATCACGCTGGCGCGGCTGGCCGAGGTCACGCACGCGACCTGGGTCGACTGCTGCACGCTGCCCGGCTGATCAGCGGCGCAGGATGCCGTGGGCCAGCACCTGCTGGATCATGGTGAGATTGCTGCCCCGCCCGATCTTGATCTCCAACGGCTGCGCAGCGCCCGCCAGCCAGAACACCATGTCGGCTTCGAGGTCGAAGGTGCCGGCGGTCTCGAGGCTGAAGCGGATGATCGAGCGATAGGGGATGGACTGGATCGAGACTTTCTTGCCGACCCAGCCCTGAATGTTGACCAGGCATAGCCGGCGGTCGGTCAAGAACGCGATGTCGCGCACCGTCTTGAACGCGATCAGCACTTCCTCGCCGTCGAGCAGCAGCGCGGCGTAGCGGCGGGCAATCTCGTCGGTGTCGACCTCGGTAGCCGAGAACAATCCCATCAGGCGAAGCGCTCGCTGACGACCGTGCCGCCTTTGGTCAGCCGCACGCCCTTCACGATCTCGTCCTCGTCGGGGAAGACCGGTCGCCCCGCTTCCTTGTCCCAGAACGCGGATAGGAAGTTGAACAGGTTGCGAGCGTAGAGCGCGCTCGAATCAGCGGGAAGCGAACGGGCGAGATTGGTCGCGCCGATGATCGTGACGCCATGGCGCTCCACATTCTCGCCGGCCACACAGCCCTCGACGTTACCACCGGCGTCGGCCGCCAGATCGACGATGACGCTGCCTGGACGCATGGTCGCGACCTGCGCGTCGCTGATCAGGCGCGGCGCGGGCTTACCCGGAATCAGCGCGGTGGTGATGACGATGTCCTGCTTGGCAAGGTGCGTGGACACGAGCTCGGCCTGCGCCTTGCGATATTCCTCGCTGGTCTCGCCGGCATAGCCCCCCTGCCCTTCGCCTTCGATTCCCGCGACGCCTTCGACGAAGATCGGTTTGGCGCCGAGGCTCTGGATCTGCTCGCGGGTGGCGGAGCGGACGTCGGTCGCGCTGACCTGCGCGCCCAGCCGCCGGGCAGTGGCGATCGCCTGGAGGCCGGCGACGCCCACGCCCATGATGAAGGCTCTCGCCGGGCTGACGGTGCCGGCGGCGGTCATCATCATCGGAAAAGCGCGGCCATAGGCGGCCGCCGCGTCGATCACCGCCTTGTAGCCCGCGAGATTGGACTGCGAGGACAGGACGTCCATTGACTGCGCACGGGTGATGCGCGGCATCCACTCCATCGCCAGCGCCTCGAGCCCGGCGCTGCCGTAGGCGGAGACAGCCTCGCGCCGCCGAAACGGATCAAGGATCCCGACCAGCACCGCGCCGGGCGCGACGCCGCCGAGTGCATCGGCGTCGGGACCGCTGACGCTGAGCACCAGTTCGGCACCATCCAGCACCTCGGCCCGTGGCGCCACCGTGGCCCCCGCGGAAGAAAAATCCTGGTCGCTGATCCCCGCCTGCCGGCCGGCGCCTTCCTCGACGAACACCGAGGCGCCAAGGGCGCTCAGTTTCTTCACCGTTTCGGGAATGGCGGCGACGCGGGTCTCGCCCGGCGCCGTTTCGGCGAGGACCGCGACCTTCAAGTCGGTCAGCTCGCCAGCAGGATCATGACGAGGAAGCCGAGCAGCAGCGCAATCACCACGCCCCACTTCAGCAAGGTGATGAGCAGGCTGTAGTCTTCCTTGGCGCGATTGAAATCGACCGGGCTGTCGGAATTGGACGTGGGTTCGGCGGCCATGATTACTCCCTTGGATTGGCTCTTTGACGATTGTCATAGCCGCAAGGTGGCCTGCTCCCAAGCCCCCTCACCGTCACCGTTTCTTTACTGATGCGAATTAGGTTGGCCGCAGAGGAGCCTTGACCGTGCGCGCCGATACCGTCCGATTCCTGCTGCTGATCGATGCCGATCCCGCCGAGCGACGGGTGGTTGCGTCGACCGCTGCGCGCGCTGGGTGGAATACCCTTGGCAGTCCGTCCGGCGAGCAGGTGCACGAATTGCTCGGCGGACCCAACGGACATGAGGTCAAGGCCGTGCTGGTCGGCCGCTGGGATCCCGAAGCCGGTCCGGCGCTGGTGCGCTCGCTTCGCGGCGATCGCCCGGGCCTGCCGATCATCGTCCTCGCCGAAGGTGGTTCGGTCGGCCAGGCGGTCGACGCAATGCGCGCCGGTGCCAGCGATTTCCTGGTTCGTCCGGTAGCGCCGGAACGATTGCTCGAAGCACTTGCCGTCAACGCCGATCGCCGCCGGGCATCGGGCGAGCTTGCTCCCCTGTCGGAGAAAATGGCGCCGAGCCTCGCGCTCGAGGAATTGGTCGGCGGGGCCCCCGATTTCCGTGCCGCGCTGGCCGTCGCCGCAAAAGCCGCTCGCAGCCGGCTGCCGCTGCTGATCATTGGCGAAGCGGGGTCGGGCAAGGAGACGGTCGCCCGCGCCGTCCACGAAGCCAGTCCGCGCAGCCGTTCCTCTTTTGTCGCGCTCGACTGCCGGGCGGTGCCCGCCAATATCGTCGACAGCGAATTGTTCGGCCATGT contains:
- a CDS encoding Re/Si-specific NAD(P)(+) transhydrogenase subunit alpha, with product MKVAVLAETAPGETRVAAIPETVKKLSALGASVFVEEGAGRQAGISDQDFSSAGATVAPRAEVLDGAELVLSVSGPDADALGGVAPGAVLVGILDPFRRREAVSAYGSAGLEALAMEWMPRITRAQSMDVLSSQSNLAGYKAVIDAAAAYGRAFPMMMTAAGTVSPARAFIMGVGVAGLQAIATARRLGAQVSATDVRSATREQIQSLGAKPIFVEGVAGIEGEGQGGYAGETSEEYRKAQAELVSTHLAKQDIVITTALIPGKPAPRLISDAQVATMRPGSVIVDLAADAGGNVEGCVAGENVERHGVTIIGATNLARSLPADSSALYARNLFNFLSAFWDKEAGRPVFPDEDEIVKGVRLTKGGTVVSERFA
- a CDS encoding YbaK/EbsC family protein, whose amino-acid sequence is MSLESVKSWVAAHAPELRLIEAHGSTATVADAAATLGVEPGRIAKTIALRVGDRILLLVTRGDARLDNLRCKAAFGGRIRMLDAEATLAATGHVVGGVCPFGLATPLPVYADVSMRAFDTVYPAAGSRNASLEITLARLAEVTHATWVDCCTLPG
- a CDS encoding secondary thiamine-phosphate synthase enzyme YjbQ, producing the protein MRQASGTLTVTAPRQGLHLITDAVAAWVADQRMSEGLLTLLVRHTSASLLIQENAAPAARRDLERWLARIAPESSDYEHDDEGPDDMPAHLRSALTAATLSIPVLDRRMRLGMWQGIYLCEHLRSPRRREIAVHLMGE
- a CDS encoding PH domain-containing protein, which encodes MGLFSATEVDTDEIARRYAALLLDGEEVLIAFKTVRDIAFLTDRRLCLVNIQGWVGKKVSIQSIPYRSIIRFSLETAGTFDLEADMVFWLAGAAQPLEIKIGRGSNLTMIQQVLAHGILRR